One Plasmodium sp. gorilla clade G2 genome assembly, chromosome: 12 genomic window carries:
- a CDS encoding FbpA domain protein, putative has product MFILFFCDLILLMFVRIKKLILSFSIYLIICSCVMNNKWFLVCRRIRLQPNFNLCFLSYNTYRIPDTYNNYYNVIKKEKKKKRKDYSFFSKGCYTNSSKIQKLYGENEETTYRYTKYDKKDETYINILERKADEIKNSKNCFNNKIKTNKNENVHKLQQLDYTTLHLLSIELNSLLSDSIVEHITQADDKTIVLHLSKRDKEYYLYICYDNANPVISLGLKIKKLFNRFIEDDYAQKLNPVIKYSIISNVYMKKSFVKILCIDLILKRKSQEDIDIEDILNNQYSARKVTLLFDLHNNSCISFLINKSTNEILISPHNYVTEKTIDKSYKEGHKYIFPQNNECKLIPDHYEFFSTFSNLFKSRKEQNFISSLMDMYEGVSYNMLLKFCDYLNIPTHIKFEEMDKGTLLDFFNKAYIKWLRFLNLKEKTDELIFYPHYDYKLNIPSVLNFVKSKKKKNYTIVSNITGVQFNSVKDAHQGNTNEDDNNNDNINNNNNNINNINKSDNCNSLNYTNMYNQQEEYNKCNNNITKNNIDTNQITNDKKNIKLSDNDNKHIHFETTIELVYYYYCNYFSVNEFYTTLKYCKDFLKRKLPQYEDMLLQYKNDREICEKAYLLHENINKLTVFNHTISKMNDWLDKKTYDALKLIENELRYNSLEDNRKKFVKKQEEDKKKEETLMKKIINTQPNTIRTPQNIYKGSLLIKINETDLSSPFLIIGKNSKQNEKISTQILKFNDLWFHVHEYPGGHVILRNKKIKDKIITADTNLADIIIDDDIKYAANMAAYFSKARKMEKTLVCFTLGKYVLKDNTLNEGAVEVLKYKLIYGRPNKVANIIKDLNERNKEIEICKKKKKKKK; this is encoded by the exons atgtttattttatttttttgtgacCTTATACTTTTAATGTTTGTGAGAATTAAAAAACTGATTCTTTccttttcaatatatttaataatttgcTCATGTgtaatgaataataaatggTTCCTCGTTTGTAGGAGAATTCGATTACAGcctaattttaatttatgttttttatctTATAATACCTATCGTATTCctgatacatataataattattataatgttattaaaaaagaaaaaaagaagaaaagaaaggACTATTCTTTTTTCTCCAAAGGATGCTATACTAATAGCAGCAAAATACAAAAGTTGTATGGGGAAAATGAAGAAACAACTTATCGATACacaaaatatgataaaaaggatgagacatatataaatatattagaacGTAAAGctgatgaaataaaaaattctaagaattgttttaataataaaataaaaacgaataaaaatgaaaatgttcATAAATTACAACAACTTGATTATACTACATTACATTTATTATCAATAGAATTGAATAGCTTGTTGTCAGATTCAATTGTTGAACATATAACACAAGCAGATGATAAAACTATAGTATTACATTTATCAAAAAGAGATAAAGAATATTATctgtatatatgttatgaTAATGCAAATCCAGTCATTTCTTTAggtttaaaaataaaaaaattatttaatagatTTATTGAAGATGACTATGCTCAAAAATTAAATCCCGTTATTAAATATTCTATTATATCCaatgtatatatgaaaaaaagttttgttaaaatattatgtattgatttaatattaaaaaggaaaagtCAAGAAGATATAGATATAgaagatattttaaataatcaaTATAGTGCTAGAAAAGTTACTTTATTATTTGACTTACATAATAATTCTTGTATTTCTTTTCTAATTAATAAAAGTACTAATGAAATTTTAATTTCACCACACAATTATGTAACAGAAAAAACAATTGATAAATCATATAAAGAAggacataaatatatattcccaCAAAATAATGAATGTAAATTAATACCAGATcattatgaatttttttcaaCATTTTCAAATCTATTTAAATCTAGaaaagaacaaaattttatttcatccTTAATGGATATGTATGAAGGGGTAAgttataatatgttattaaaattttgtgattatttaaatatacctACTCATATCAAATTTGAAGAAATGGACAAGGGTACCTTGTTGGATTTCTTTAATAAAGCTTATATTAAATGGTTGcgttttttaaatttaaaagaaaagacGGATGAACTTATATTCTACCCTCACTatgattataaattaaatatacctTCGGTTCTTAATTTTgtaaaatcaaaaaaaaaaaaaaattacactATTGTTAGTAATATTACAGGAGTGCAGTTTAATTCTGTGAAAGATGCTCACCAAGGCAATACAaatgaagatgataataataatgataatattaataataataataataatattaataatattaataagagTGATAATTGTAACAGTTTAAATTATACCAATATGTATAACCAAcaagaagaatataataaatgtaataataatattacaaaaaataacattGATACTAATCAAATaacaaatgataaaaaaaatataaaattatcagataatgataataaacatattcaTTTCGAAACAACAATAGAAttagtatattattattattgtaattatttCTCTGTAAATGAATTTTATACTACCTTAAAATATTGTAaagattttttaaaaagaaagtTACCACAATATGAAGATATGCTtttacaatataaaaatgacagAGAAATATGTGAAAAGGCATATTTATTACacgaaaatattaataagttAACTGTGTTTAATCATACAATCTCAAAAATGAATGACTGGTTAGATAAAAAAACTTATGATGCtttaaaattaattgaaAATGAATTAAGATATAATTCATTAGAAGATAATCGAAAAAAATTCGTGAAAAAACAAgaagaagataaaaaaaaagaagaaaccttaatgaaaaaaattataaatactcAACCAAATACAATAAGAACAcctcaaaatatatataaagggtcattattaattaaaataaacgAAACAGATTTATCTTCTCCTTTTCTAATCATAGGAAAAAATAgtaaacaaaatgaaaaaatttcaACACAAATTCTCAAGTTCAATGATTTATGGTTTCATGTACATGAATATCCAGGAGGTCATGTTATtctaagaaataaaaaaattaaagataaaattattacaGCAGATACAAACTTAGCTGATATAATTATTGATGATGATATTAAATATGCTGCAAATATGGCTGCATATTTTTCTAAAGCCagaaaaatggaaaaaacaCTCGTCTGCTTTACTTTAggaaaatatgtattaaaagACAATACCTTGAATGAAGGTGCAGTCGaagtattaaaatataaattaatatacgGAAg gCCTAATAAAGTtgcaaatattataaaagatcTTAATGAAAGGAATAAAGAAATAGAaatatgcaaaaaaaaaaaaaaaaaaaaaaagtaa
- a CDS encoding endoplasmin, putative encodes MKLNKIYSFIFLFFVLCVLQENVRRVSCDSSAEGDNGTNGVSASGDDKKEIKRDRDTLEEIEEGEKPTESMESHQYQTEVTRLMDIIVNSLYTQKEVFLRELISNAADALEKIRFLSLSDESVLGEEKKLEIRISANKEKNILSITDTGIGMTKDDLINNLGTIAKSGTSNFLEAISKSGGDMSLIGQFGVGFYSAFLVADKVIVYTKNNEDEQYIWESTADAKFTIYKDPRGATLKRGTRISLHLKEDATNLLNDKKLMDLISKYSQFIQFPIYLLHENVYTEEVLADIAKEMVNDPNYDSVKVEETDDPNKKTRTVEKKVKKWTLMNEQRPIWLRPPKELKDEDYNQFFTVLSGYNDKPLYHIHFFAEGEIEFKCLIYIPSKAPSMNDQLYAKQNSLKLYVRRVLVADEFVEFLPRYMSFVKGVVDSDDLPLNVSREQLQQNKILKAVSKRIVRKILDTFHKLYKEGKKNKETLRSELENESDEEKKKEITKKLSEPSTYKLIYKEYRKFLKSGCYEDDINRNKIAKLLLFKTMQYPKSISLDTYIEHMKPDQKFIYYASGDSYEYLAKIPQLQIFKKKNIDVLFLTESVDESCIQRVQEYEGKKFKSIQKGEITFELTEEEKKKEQQMQKMYKALIDVISDTLKNQIFKVEISRRLVDAPCAVVSTEWGLSGQMEKLMKMNVSNSDQIKAMSGQKILEINPNHPIMIDLLKRSVTNPKDLELTNSIKIMYQSAKLASGFDLEDTADLAQIVYDHINQKLGVDNNLKIDDLDPSIFETKKIEDENDSSKFEEEINIDDEIQKKDNNGDDDLNIKSDEL; translated from the coding sequence ATGAAATTGAATAagatatattcttttattttccttttttttgtgttatgTGTATTACAAGAAAATGTAAGAAGGGTTTCATGTGATAGTAGTGCTGAAGGTGATAATGGAACAAATGGTGTGTCAGCATCAGGGGATGATAAGAAGGAAATAAAAAGAGATAGAGACACATTAGAAGAAATTGAAGAAGGAGAGAAACCAACTGAATCGATGGAAAGTCATCAATATCAAACTGAAGTAACAAGATTAATGGATATTATAgttaattctttatatacTCAAAAAGAAGTATTTTTAAGAGAATTAATATCTAATGCAGCTGATGCATTAGAAAAGATTagatttttatctttatctgATGAAAGTGTATTAggagaagaaaagaaattagAAATACGTATTTCAgcaaataaagaaaagaatattttatcaATTACAGATACAGGTATAGGTATGACAAAAgatgatttaataaataatttaggTACAATTGCAAAATCTGGTACATCAAACTTTTTAGAAGCTATATCTAAAAGTGGAGGAGATATGAGTTTAATTGGTCAATTTGGTGTCGGTTTTTATTCTGCATTTTTAGTAGCTGATAAAGTGAttgtatatacaaaaaataatgaagatgaaCAATATATATGGGAATCAACAGCAGATGCTAAatttactatatataaagaCCCAAGAGGAGCTACATTAAAAAGAGGTACACGTATATCATTACATTTAAAAGAAGATGCAactaatttattaaatgataaaaaattaatggaTTTAATTTCTAAATATAGTCAATTTATACAATTccctatatatttattacatgaAAATGTATACACTGAAGAGGTCTTAGCAGATATTGCTAAAGAAATGGTAAATGATCCAAATTATGATAGTGTAAAAGTAGAAGAAACTGATGACcctaataaaaaaacaagaaCAGTTGAGAAGAAAGTCAAAAAATGGACACTTATGAATGAACAAAGACCCATATGGTTAAGACCAccaaaagaattaaaagatGAAGATTATAATCAATTTTTTACTGTTTTATCTGGTTATAATGATAAACcattatatcatatacatttttttgcAGAAGGTGAAATTGAATTTAAatgtttaatttatattccaTCTAAAGCACCATCTATGAATGATCAGTTGTATGCTAAACAAAATTCTCTCAAATTATATGTTAGAAGAGTTTTAGTTGCAGATGAATTTGTTGAATTCTTACCCAGATATATGAGCTTTGTTAAGGGTGTGGTTGACAGTGATGATTTACCTCTTAATGTATCTAGAGAACAATtacaacaaaataaaatattgaaaGCAGTTTCTAAACGTATTGTACGTAAAATATTAGATACGTtccataaattatataaagaaggtaagaaaaataaagaaaccCTACGATCTGAATTAGAAAATGAAAGTgatgaagagaaaaaaaaagaaattacgAAAAAATTAAGTGAACCAAgcacatataaattaatatataaagaatatagaaaatttttAAAGAGTGGTTGTTATGAAGATGATATTAATCGTAATAAAATTGCAAAATTACTTTTATTCAAAACTATGCAATATCCAAAAAGTATATCTTTAGATACATATATTGAACATATGAAACCTGATCaaaaattcatttattatgCTTCTGGAGATTCTTATGAATATTTAGCCAAAATACCACAATTACAAAtctttaagaaaaaaaatattgatgtACTTTTCTTAACAGAATCTGTTGATGAATCATGTATACAAAGAGTACAAGAATATGAAGGAAAGAAATTTAAATCTATTCAAAAAGGAGAAATCACTTTTGAATTAAcagaagaagaaaagaaaaaagaacaacaaatgcaaaaaatgtataaagcATTAATTGATGTTATATCAGATActttaaaaaatcaaatattCAAAGTAGAAATTTCTAGAAGATTAGTAGATGCACCATGTGCTGTTGTATCAACTGAATGGGGATTATCAGGACAAATGgaaaaattaatgaaaatgaatGTTAGCAATTCTGATCAAATTAAAGCAATGAGTGGACAAAAAATTCTAGAAATTAATCCAAATCATCCAATTATGATAGATCTTTTAAAAAGATCAGTAACAAATCCTAAAGATCTTGAACTAACAAATAGTATTAAAATTATGTACCAATCAGCTAAATTAGCATCAGGATTTGATTTAGAAGATACTGCAGATTTGGCTCAAATTGTTTATGATCATATTAATCAAAAATTAGGagttgataataatttaaaaattgacGATTTAGATCCATCTATATTTGAAACCAAAAAAATTGAAGATGAAAATGACTCATCTAAATTTGAAGAGGAAATCAATATAGATGatgaaatacaaaaaaaggataataatGGAGATGatgatttaaatattaaaagtgaCGAATTATAA